One Ranitomeya variabilis isolate aRanVar5 chromosome 5, aRanVar5.hap1, whole genome shotgun sequence DNA window includes the following coding sequences:
- the KCNJ8 gene encoding ATP-sensitive inward rectifier potassium channel 8, with amino-acid sequence MLARKSIIPEEYVLARIAAENLRKPRIRDRLRKARFVAKNGACNVAHKNIREQGRFLQDVFTTLVDLKWRHTLVIFTMSFLCSWLLFAMIWWLVAFAHGDMDITENTTSREPCVANVKSFTAAFLFSIEVQVTIGFGGRMMTEECPLAISLLIMQNIVGLIVNAVMLGCIFMKTSQSHRRAETLIFSRHAVIAVRNGKLCFMFRVGDLRKSMIISASVRIQVVRKIVTPEGEIIPIHQIDVPVDNAIESNNIFLVAPLIISHVIDKRSPLYDVCASDLSTQDLEVIVLLEGVVETTGITTQARTSYVTEEILWGHRFMPIVSEEEEVYSVDYSKFGNTTKVATPRCSARELDEKPSILIHTLQKSELSHQNSLRKRNSMRRNNSMRRTNSMRRNNSGLIVPKVQFMAPEQSKET; translated from the exons ATGTTGGCCCGGAAAAGTATAATCCCTGAGGAATATGTTCTGGCCAGAATTGCTGCTGAAAATCTACGGAAACCGAGAATCCGTGACCGACTGAGGAAAGCACGATTTGTAGCAAAGAATGGAGCTTGCAACGTGGCGCATAAAAACATCCGGGAACAGGGCCGCTTCCTGCAGGACGTCTTCACCACCCTGGTGGACCTGAAGTGGCGCCACACGCTGGTCATCTTCACCATGTCCTTCCTGTGCAGCTGGCTGCTGTTCGCCATGATCTGGTGGCTCGTCGCCTTCGCTCACGGTGACATGGATATCACTGAGAACACGACCTCCCGGGAGCCGTGTGTCGCCAATGTCAA GTCGTTCACCGCCGCGTTCCTCTTCTCCATCGAGGTGCAGGTGACCATTGGCTTTGGGGGGCGGATGATGACAGAAGAGTGCCCCCTAGCCATCTCCCTCCTGATCATGCAGAACATTGTGGGTCTGATCGTTAACGCCGTCATGTTGGGCTGTATCTTCATGAAGACGTCACAGTCGCACCGTCGGGCCGAGACCCTAATCTTCAGCCGCCATGCTGTCATTGCCGTGAGGAACGGGAAACTTTGCTTCATGTTCCGGGTCGGAGACCTGCGTAAGAGCATGATTATTAGCGCATCTGTGAGGATTCAGGTGGTCAGGAAGATCGTTACTCCAGAAGGAGAGATCATTCCCATCCACCAGATCGATGTCCCGGTGGACAATGCCATAGAGAGCAACAACATCTTCCTGGTGGCGCCGCTGATTATCAGTCATGTGATAGATAAGAGGAGTCCCCTGTATGACGTCTGCGCCTCCGACCTGTCCACCCAGGACCTGGAGGTCATTGTTCTTCTTGAGGGGGTGGTGGAGACCACAGGGATTACCACCCAGGCCAGAACCTCGTATGTCACTGAGGAGATCCTGTGGGGTCATCGCTTCATGCCCATTGTCTCCGAGGAGGAAGAGGTCTACTCTGTGGACTATTCCAAATTTGGTAACACAACCAAAGTGGCGACTCCCCGCTGCAGCGCCCGCGAACTGGACGAAAAGCCCTCCATATTGATACACACTCTCCAGAAGAGCGAGCTCTCCCACCAGAACTCTCTGAGGAAGCGCAACTCCATGAGGAGGAACAACTCTATGCGGCGCACCAACTCCATGAGACGCAACAACTCGGGACTCATTGTGCCCAAAGTGCAGTTCATGGCCCCAGAGCAGAGCAAGGAGACATGA